The proteins below are encoded in one region of Phycicoccus sp. M110.8:
- a CDS encoding PLP-dependent aminotransferase family protein has protein sequence MNDDSASRIVAALRRRIATAPPGAQLPSNRVLVAEHRASPVTVQKALRRLVALGLVESRPGVGSFVRSVPAAPRPADLGWQTAALGSPRIRTSGLSSTQRASVPDAIRLHSGYPAKELLPERLVRAALLRAARTEAAVTRSPAAGLPELQAWFAGQVAAGAPSGVTPPSARDALVVAGSQSALSSVFRAVVGPGQPLVVESPTYWGAILAAEQAGVVLVPVPSGPGGPVPEEVDRAFATTGARAFYAQPTFANPSGAQWSRDAGLAVLEIVRHRGAFLVEDDWAHELAIDADPAPVVGHDHDGHVIYLRSLTKSVSPALRVAAVVARGPARDRILADRAAESMYVSGVLQAAALDVVTQPGWATHLRSMRHQLRIRRDSLLEAVTTHAPALQVDHVPRGGLNLWARLPDGTDVPQVVRDCESRGLVVAPGTEWFPAEPSGPHLRLNFAAEDPARFAEAGRILGEVLAPSA, from the coding sequence ATGAACGACGATAGCGCAAGCCGGATCGTTGCGGCGTTGCGTCGCAGGATCGCGACCGCACCGCCCGGCGCGCAGCTGCCGTCGAACCGCGTCCTGGTGGCCGAGCACCGCGCCAGCCCCGTGACTGTCCAGAAGGCGCTGCGTCGGCTGGTGGCCCTCGGGCTGGTGGAGAGCCGCCCGGGCGTCGGCTCCTTCGTGCGCTCGGTCCCCGCCGCGCCCCGCCCGGCCGACCTGGGGTGGCAGACGGCGGCGCTCGGCTCGCCGCGCATCCGCACGAGCGGACTGTCCTCGACCCAGCGCGCGTCGGTGCCCGACGCCATCCGCCTGCACTCCGGGTACCCCGCGAAGGAGCTCCTGCCCGAACGGCTCGTCCGCGCCGCACTGCTGCGCGCGGCCCGTACGGAGGCGGCAGTGACCCGCTCGCCCGCGGCCGGCCTACCCGAGCTGCAGGCGTGGTTCGCCGGCCAGGTCGCCGCGGGCGCGCCCTCGGGCGTCACCCCGCCCTCGGCCCGCGACGCCCTCGTCGTCGCAGGGAGCCAGAGCGCCCTCAGCTCCGTCTTCCGGGCAGTGGTCGGACCCGGGCAGCCGCTCGTCGTCGAGTCCCCCACGTACTGGGGCGCCATCCTGGCGGCCGAGCAGGCGGGGGTGGTACTCGTCCCCGTGCCCTCGGGTCCCGGCGGGCCCGTTCCCGAGGAGGTGGATCGTGCGTTCGCGACCACGGGCGCCCGGGCCTTCTACGCCCAGCCGACGTTCGCGAACCCCAGCGGTGCGCAGTGGTCGCGCGACGCCGGGCTGGCCGTGCTCGAGATCGTGCGACACCGGGGCGCGTTCCTCGTCGAGGACGACTGGGCCCACGAACTGGCCATCGACGCCGATCCCGCGCCGGTCGTCGGCCACGACCACGACGGGCACGTCATCTACCTGCGGTCGCTGACCAAGTCGGTCTCCCCGGCGCTGCGGGTCGCGGCGGTGGTCGCCCGCGGCCCGGCTCGCGACCGCATCCTCGCCGACCGGGCCGCCGAGAGCATGTACGTCAGCGGAGTCCTCCAGGCCGCAGCCCTCGACGTCGTGACGCAGCCCGGGTGGGCCACGCACCTGCGCTCGATGCGCCACCAGCTGAGGATCCGCCGGGACAGCCTGCTCGAGGCGGTCACCACGCACGCACCGGCCCTGCAGGTCGACCACGTCCCCCGCGGTGGGCTCAACCTGTGGGCGCGGCTGCCGGACGGCACCGACGTGCCGCAGGTCGTGCGCGACTGCGAGTCCCGTGGGCTCGTCGTCGCCCCGGGCACCGAGTGGTTCCCGGCGGAACCCTCCGGCCCGCACCTCCGGCTCAACTTCGCTGCCGAGGACCCCGCGCGGTTCGCCGAGGCCGGCCGCATCCTCGGTGAGGTCCTGGCGCCGTCCGCCTGA
- the ychF gene encoding redox-regulated ATPase YchF, with product MALTIGIVGLPNVGKSTMFNALTKNNVLAANYPFATIEPNVGVVPLPDARLAKLAEIFGSEKILPATVSFVDIAGIVRGASEGEGLGNKFLANIREADAICQVVRAFEDGDVVHVDGKVSPASDIETIHTELILADLQTLEKAVPRLEKEARITKDRKPLLDNAVAAQKVLEEGHTLYAAGAAAGVDLAEARQLGLLTTKPFIYVFNLDEEQLGDADLHASLRKLVEPADAVFLNAKLEMDLMDMEPDEAMELLESFGATESGLDQLARTGFHTLGLQTYLTAGPKESRAWTIKQGWTAPQAAGVIHTDFQRGFIKAEIVSYDDLVEAGSMVAAKAAGKVRMEGKDYVMADGDVVEFRFNV from the coding sequence GTGGCCCTCACTATCGGAATCGTCGGACTGCCCAACGTCGGCAAGTCCACGATGTTCAACGCCCTGACCAAGAACAACGTGCTCGCCGCGAACTACCCGTTCGCGACGATCGAGCCCAACGTCGGGGTCGTCCCGCTGCCGGACGCGCGGCTGGCCAAGCTCGCCGAGATCTTCGGGTCGGAGAAGATCCTCCCGGCGACGGTGTCCTTCGTCGACATCGCCGGCATCGTCCGTGGGGCGTCCGAGGGGGAGGGGCTCGGCAACAAGTTCCTCGCCAACATCCGTGAGGCCGACGCCATCTGCCAGGTCGTGCGCGCGTTCGAGGACGGCGACGTCGTCCACGTCGACGGCAAGGTCTCGCCCGCCTCCGACATCGAGACCATCCACACCGAGCTCATCCTCGCCGACCTCCAGACCCTCGAGAAGGCGGTGCCGCGCCTGGAGAAGGAGGCGCGGATCACAAAGGATCGCAAGCCGCTGCTCGACAACGCCGTGGCCGCCCAGAAGGTGCTCGAGGAGGGCCACACCCTGTATGCCGCGGGCGCGGCTGCTGGGGTCGACCTCGCCGAGGCCAGGCAGCTGGGGCTGCTCACCACGAAGCCGTTCATCTACGTGTTCAACCTCGACGAGGAGCAGCTCGGCGACGCCGACCTGCACGCCTCGCTGCGCAAGCTCGTCGAGCCTGCGGACGCGGTGTTCCTCAACGCCAAGCTCGAGATGGACCTCATGGACATGGAGCCCGACGAGGCGATGGAGCTGCTCGAGTCCTTCGGCGCGACCGAGTCGGGGCTCGACCAGCTGGCGCGCACCGGGTTCCACACCCTCGGCCTGCAGACGTACCTCACGGCCGGGCCCAAGGAGTCGCGGGCCTGGACGATCAAGCAGGGCTGGACCGCCCCGCAGGCCGCCGGTGTCATCCACACCGACTTCCAGCGCGGCTTCATCAAGGCCGAGATCGTGTCCTACGACGACCTGGTCGAGGCCGGGTCGATGGTTGCCGCCAAGGCCGCCGGCAAGGTCCGGATGGAGGGCAAGGACTACGTCATGGCCGACGGCGACGTGGTCGAGTTCCGCTTCAACGTCTGA
- a CDS encoding thioesterase family protein: MDGLTSEFDTGTAVAARPGEPGTWDAELGEGWRIGGGVNGGLLLALVGRALGQELGATEERAAHQDPLAISAYYLTPGVPGPATVRTEVVRRGRAVSTAQASLLQPGPDGADVERVRVLATYGDLAGLDGDASTTATPPVLPPPEQCVSAAQAPPDFLKHASLLQRLDLRLDPATTGWAVGRPSGTGVIRGWLRMADGREPDPLLLLLAVDALPPVAFELGLPGWTPTLELTAHMRARPAPGWLRVNLTSRTMSGGYLEEDAEVWDSEGRLVALSRQLARATSPKPA; encoded by the coding sequence ATGGACGGCCTGACCAGCGAGTTCGACACGGGGACGGCGGTCGCGGCCCGACCCGGGGAGCCGGGCACCTGGGACGCGGAGCTCGGCGAGGGCTGGCGCATCGGCGGCGGCGTCAACGGTGGCCTGCTGCTGGCGCTGGTCGGTCGGGCGCTGGGGCAGGAGCTGGGGGCCACCGAGGAGCGCGCCGCGCACCAGGACCCGCTCGCGATCAGCGCGTACTACCTGACGCCGGGCGTGCCCGGACCGGCCACCGTGCGCACCGAGGTCGTCCGCCGTGGCCGCGCCGTCTCCACCGCGCAGGCCTCGCTGCTGCAGCCCGGCCCGGACGGCGCCGACGTCGAGCGGGTGCGGGTGCTCGCGACGTACGGCGACCTCGCCGGCCTCGACGGGGACGCCAGCACGACGGCCACCCCGCCGGTCCTGCCGCCGCCCGAGCAGTGCGTCAGCGCGGCACAGGCGCCGCCGGACTTCCTCAAGCACGCGTCGCTGCTGCAGCGCCTCGACCTGCGGCTCGACCCGGCCACCACGGGCTGGGCCGTCGGGCGGCCGTCGGGCACCGGCGTCATCCGCGGCTGGCTGCGCATGGCCGACGGCCGCGAGCCCGACCCGCTGCTGCTCCTGCTCGCTGTCGACGCGCTGCCGCCGGTGGCGTTCGAGCTGGGGCTGCCGGGCTGGACGCCCACGCTCGAGCTGACGGCCCACATGCGGGCGCGTCCCGCCCCGGGCTGGCTGCGCGTCAACCTCACGAGCCGCACGATGTCGGGCGGCTACCTCGAGGAGGACGCCGAGGTCTGGGACAGCGAGGGCCGCCTGGTCGCACTGTCCCGCCAGCTCGCCCGCGCCACGTCCCCGAAGCCGGCCTGA